A region from the Lysobacter antibioticus genome encodes:
- a CDS encoding multicopper oxidase family protein, with protein MVNTNRRKWVLGLSAAAAAAVALPYALSQRARRLPHAAHADADARATEAATPSAQAPFRQPLRIPGATGLLAETRLSAPLVLAATEAAFPIFDGAPTRIWHYAHAARAGVGINPLLRIDRGAELDVSLDNRLGEDTTIHWHGLSVDEANDGSGLHPVAPGAGKRYRFRVADRAGLYWYHAHPHGRTGAQLQHGLAGLLRVDDDEERALAASLGLPWGVRDLPLMISDKQVDADNAIIYRQGADDWIGNRLLVNWTPEPFLDVLQALYRFRIANVANARMLRLAFEHRGQSLPFHLIGSDGGLLARPWTVDDVFLAPAQRIDVLVDFSAVAAGERVLLRSLEYLAMENEDESGAFAPDPMGEHPGAAAMGEAFDLMQFCIAGCSETTPKPAKRPPAKLPERLSDLAPPPDTAGWSVRPIRLSMNQEGSWFINDWNMHTVGHEPMFRIKRGSREVWEIRNNMTSMPHPIHVHGFRFRVVSRSISPPDIRGRAVAAHGLNPQDTGWNDTVVIWPGEIVRIAIDFAQQLSGTHRYMIHCHNLEHEDMGMMVAFAVTD; from the coding sequence ATGGTCAACACGAATCGTCGCAAGTGGGTGTTGGGTCTGTCGGCGGCGGCCGCGGCGGCGGTCGCACTGCCGTATGCGCTGTCGCAACGCGCTCGCCGCTTGCCGCACGCGGCGCATGCCGATGCCGATGCGCGGGCCACTGAGGCGGCGACGCCATCGGCGCAGGCACCGTTCCGGCAACCGCTGCGCATTCCCGGTGCGACCGGCCTGCTCGCCGAAACCCGTCTGTCGGCGCCGCTGGTGTTGGCCGCGACGGAAGCGGCGTTTCCGATCTTCGACGGCGCGCCGACCCGGATCTGGCATTACGCCCATGCCGCGCGCGCGGGCGTCGGCATCAACCCCTTGTTGCGCATCGACCGCGGCGCGGAGTTGGACGTGAGCCTGGACAACCGCCTCGGCGAAGACACCACGATCCACTGGCACGGCCTGAGCGTCGACGAAGCCAACGACGGCAGCGGCCTGCATCCGGTCGCTCCCGGCGCCGGCAAGCGCTATCGCTTCCGGGTCGCCGATCGCGCCGGCCTGTACTGGTACCACGCCCATCCGCACGGGCGTACCGGCGCGCAGTTGCAGCACGGCCTGGCCGGCCTGCTGCGCGTGGACGACGACGAAGAGCGCGCACTGGCCGCGAGCCTCGGTCTGCCCTGGGGCGTGCGCGACCTGCCGTTGATGATTTCCGACAAGCAAGTCGACGCCGACAACGCCATCATCTATCGGCAAGGCGCCGACGACTGGATCGGTAACCGGCTACTGGTCAACTGGACCCCTGAACCCTTCCTCGACGTGCTGCAGGCGCTGTATCGCTTCCGTATCGCCAACGTCGCCAACGCGCGCATGCTGCGGCTCGCTTTCGAGCATCGCGGGCAATCGCTGCCGTTTCATCTGATCGGCAGCGACGGCGGATTGCTGGCGCGGCCGTGGACGGTCGACGACGTGTTCCTGGCGCCGGCGCAACGCATCGACGTGCTGGTGGATTTCAGCGCAGTCGCCGCCGGCGAACGCGTGCTGCTGCGCAGCCTGGAGTACCTGGCGATGGAGAACGAAGACGAGTCCGGTGCGTTCGCGCCCGACCCGATGGGCGAGCACCCCGGCGCCGCGGCGATGGGCGAGGCCTTCGACCTCATGCAGTTCTGCATCGCCGGTTGCAGCGAAACCACGCCAAAGCCGGCCAAACGTCCGCCGGCGAAGTTGCCCGAACGCCTAAGCGACCTGGCGCCGCCGCCGGATACGGCCGGCTGGTCGGTGCGTCCGATCCGCCTGAGCATGAATCAGGAGGGCAGCTGGTTCATCAATGACTGGAACATGCACACGGTCGGCCATGAGCCGATGTTCCGGATCAAGCGCGGCAGCCGCGAGGTCTGGGAGATACGCAACAACATGACCAGCATGCCGCACCCCATCCACGTGCACGGCTTCCGCTTCCGGGTGGTCTCGCGCAGCATCAGCCCGCCCGACATCCGCGGCCGCGCCGTCGCTGCCCACGGGCTCAATCCGCAGGACACCGGCTGGAACGACACCGTGGTGATCTGGCCCGGCGAGATCGTCCGCATCGCCATCGACTTCGCCCAGCAGCTGTCGGGCACGCATCGCTACATGATCCATTGCCACAACCTCGAGCACGAGGACATGGGCATGATGGTCGCCTTCGCGGTGACCGACTGA
- a CDS encoding heavy metal response regulator transcription factor, translating to MKLLIVEDEVKTADYLRDGLAEQGWAVDVARDGVSGLHLARELDYDVIVLDVMLPGMDGFAVLRELRTRKQTPVIMLTARDRIDDRVHGLGAGADDYLVKPFSFIELLARLQALVRRGRQQEPTELQIGDLSINLIARRAHRDGCRLDLTGKEFALLALLAQRRGQILSKTVIAAQVWDINFDSHTNVVEVAIKRLRTKIDGPFRDKLLHTVRGMGYVLEAREGEQGEGPSPPGRASA from the coding sequence ATGAAGCTGCTGATCGTCGAAGACGAAGTCAAGACCGCCGATTACCTGCGCGACGGCCTGGCCGAGCAGGGCTGGGCGGTCGACGTCGCCCGCGACGGAGTGTCCGGCCTGCACCTGGCGCGCGAGCTCGATTACGACGTGATCGTGCTCGATGTGATGCTGCCCGGCATGGACGGCTTCGCGGTGCTGCGCGAGCTGCGCACGCGCAAGCAGACGCCGGTGATCATGCTGACCGCGCGCGACCGCATCGACGACCGCGTCCACGGTCTCGGCGCCGGCGCCGACGATTACCTGGTCAAGCCGTTCTCTTTCATCGAGTTGTTGGCGCGCCTGCAGGCGCTGGTGCGGCGCGGCCGTCAGCAGGAGCCGACCGAGCTGCAGATCGGCGATCTGTCGATCAACCTGATCGCGCGCCGCGCTCATCGCGACGGCTGCCGCCTCGACCTGACCGGCAAGGAATTCGCCTTGCTGGCCCTGCTGGCGCAGCGCCGCGGCCAGATCCTGTCGAAGACGGTGATTGCCGCGCAGGTCTGGGACATCAATTTCGACAGCCACACCAACGTGGTCGAGGTCGCGATCAAGCGCCTTCGCACCAAGATCGACGGCCCCTTCCGCGACAAGTTGCTGCACACCGTGCGCGGCATGGGCTACGTGCTGGAGGCGCGCGAGGGCGAGCAGGGCGAAGGACCGTCGCCGCCGGGGCGGGCATCGGCATGA
- the rnk gene encoding nucleoside diphosphate kinase regulator yields MNPNHLPHPSGLPPPLTLSRLDCDRLEALLEQPIAAALDTRGLRRELDRADLVEPAQMPADIITMNSVIRFVDESNGEEREVTLVYPRDADGSFERISILAPIGTALLGLSVGARIDWPLPGGRSARLRVLALRYQPEAAGDLHR; encoded by the coding sequence ATGAACCCGAACCACCTGCCCCATCCCTCCGGGCTACCTCCTCCGCTGACCCTGTCGCGCCTGGACTGCGACCGGCTCGAAGCCCTGCTGGAACAGCCGATCGCCGCCGCCCTCGACACCCGCGGCCTGCGCCGCGAACTCGACCGCGCCGACCTCGTCGAACCGGCGCAGATGCCGGCCGACATCATCACCATGAATTCGGTGATCCGCTTCGTCGACGAGAGCAACGGCGAAGAACGCGAAGTCACCCTGGTGTATCCGCGCGACGCCGACGGCAGCTTCGAGCGCATCTCGATCCTGGCGCCGATCGGCACCGCCCTGCTCGGCCTGTCGGTCGGTGCCCGCATCGATTGGCCCCTGCCCGGCGGCCGCAGCGCACGACTGCGCGTGCTCGCCCTGCGCTACCAGCCCGAAGCCGCGGGCGATCTGCACCGCTGA
- a CDS encoding PKD domain-containing protein translates to MQLSEDDVVTKRVPTTRSALLASPGNRVCEVGAKWVRVGFKELVLQGYDSLKITSSGGDRYVFQGDHWNDRAFHSRAFRGECVVIEPYFGHPDSRYTVDSYDFGTKDLSLTTVTVAGAGDICDSSPADCGKTSDLIVAINPTAVFTAGDNAYGSGTLSEYNNLYHSRWGRFKGLTRPTPGNHDYQTTGAKGYFDYYNGMDQATGPAGDRSKGYYSYDVGDWHFIALNTMSGGSVASAQLTWLSNDLAANTKPCTAAYFHHPLISRGNYDGYSSVKPIYDRLYAAKADLVMVGHDHNYQRYGKMDGSGTAKTDGLRQILVGTGGRDFYSLSGSHTLLQASQAHTWGVLKLTLTATGYTGDFVPVAGKTWTDNFSGTCNKAQTGNLPPVANFNSATNGLTANFTDASSDSDGSIASRAWNFGDGSSSTATNPSHAYASAGTYSVSLTVTDNGGATHSVTKSVTVVAPGNANPIAAFTFTTSNLTAVFTDASTDSDGSIAAREWNFGDGITSTTTSPSHTYAATGTYTVSLKATDDDGASHTVSKSVTVTAAPTGNVLSNGVPATGIAGAKDSEQFWTLAVPTGATGLKFVTADGSGDADLYVKFGAKPTTASYDCKSDGSSNAETCSIATAQAGTYHVMIKAYAAISGVSLTGSFASGPSGGVVWSNGGLSTGATAKDGTAAPSGTTWSELQNDTGNTAESNTTTGYAVSNATYRLADDFVVPSGQSWTLSSVDVYAYKTSYSGSGSPFTAGVLQVWRGRPGDAGSTLLCGSTSSNVQASSTDARIYRTGNSLYPSPGSATVTTRKVWRNRLSMPAACAGNGFFSAGSYWLVWGSTDSSAGAHFAPPMTVVGARGRSGANARQYDVSAGTWSSLIDVGNPSSAPDVAQELPFDLIGTTQ, encoded by the coding sequence GTGCAACTCAGCGAAGACGACGTCGTCACCAAACGCGTGCCGACCACGCGCTCGGCGCTGTTGGCCTCGCCCGGCAATCGCGTCTGCGAAGTCGGCGCGAAATGGGTCCGGGTCGGCTTCAAGGAACTGGTACTGCAGGGCTACGACTCGCTCAAGATCACCAGTTCCGGCGGCGACCGCTACGTCTTCCAGGGCGACCACTGGAACGACCGCGCCTTCCACTCCCGCGCCTTTCGCGGCGAGTGCGTGGTCATCGAGCCCTACTTCGGCCACCCCGACAGCCGCTACACCGTCGACAGCTACGATTTCGGCACCAAGGACCTCAGCCTGACCACGGTCACCGTGGCCGGCGCGGGCGACATCTGCGACAGCTCGCCGGCCGACTGCGGCAAAACCTCGGACCTGATCGTGGCGATCAATCCGACCGCAGTGTTCACCGCCGGCGACAACGCCTACGGCAGCGGCACCCTGTCGGAATACAACAACCTCTACCACTCGCGCTGGGGTCGCTTCAAAGGCCTGACCCGGCCCACGCCCGGCAACCACGACTATCAAACCACCGGCGCAAAGGGCTACTTCGACTATTACAACGGCATGGACCAAGCGACCGGCCCGGCCGGGGATCGCAGCAAGGGCTATTACAGCTACGACGTCGGCGACTGGCACTTCATCGCCCTCAACACCATGTCCGGCGGCAGCGTCGCCTCCGCCCAGCTGACCTGGCTGAGCAACGACCTGGCCGCCAACACCAAGCCCTGCACCGCGGCATATTTTCATCATCCGCTGATCAGCCGCGGCAATTACGACGGCTATAGCTCGGTGAAACCGATCTACGACCGCCTGTATGCGGCCAAGGCCGACCTGGTGATGGTCGGCCACGACCATAACTATCAGCGCTACGGAAAGATGGACGGCAGCGGCACCGCCAAGACCGACGGCCTGCGCCAGATTCTGGTCGGCACCGGCGGACGCGACTTCTACTCGCTCAGCGGCAGCCATACGCTGTTGCAGGCCAGCCAGGCCCACACCTGGGGCGTGCTCAAGCTGACCCTGACCGCTACCGGCTATACCGGCGACTTCGTGCCCGTGGCCGGCAAGACCTGGACCGACAATTTCTCCGGCACCTGCAACAAGGCGCAGACCGGCAACCTGCCGCCGGTGGCGAACTTCAATTCGGCGACCAACGGCCTGACCGCCAACTTCACCGATGCCTCCAGCGACAGCGACGGCAGCATCGCCTCGCGCGCATGGAATTTCGGCGACGGCAGCAGCTCGACCGCGACCAACCCCAGCCATGCCTACGCCAGCGCCGGCACCTACTCGGTGTCGCTGACGGTCACCGACAACGGCGGCGCCACCCACAGCGTGACCAAGTCGGTCACGGTCGTGGCACCGGGCAACGCCAATCCGATCGCGGCCTTCACCTTCACTACTTCCAACCTGACCGCGGTGTTCACCGATGCCTCGACCGATTCGGACGGCAGCATCGCCGCACGCGAATGGAATTTCGGCGACGGCATCACCTCGACCACCACCAGTCCTTCGCATACCTATGCGGCAACCGGCACCTATACCGTGTCGCTGAAGGCGACCGACGACGACGGCGCGAGCCACACCGTAAGCAAGTCGGTGACCGTGACCGCCGCGCCGACCGGCAACGTACTCAGCAACGGCGTGCCGGCGACCGGCATCGCCGGCGCCAAGGACAGCGAGCAGTTCTGGACCTTGGCGGTCCCGACCGGAGCGACCGGCCTGAAGTTCGTCACCGCCGACGGCAGCGGCGATGCCGACCTGTACGTGAAGTTCGGCGCGAAGCCGACCACCGCCAGCTACGACTGCAAGTCGGACGGCAGCAGCAACGCCGAAACCTGCTCGATCGCCACCGCCCAGGCCGGCACTTATCACGTAATGATCAAGGCCTATGCGGCGATTTCCGGAGTGTCGCTGACCGGTAGCTTTGCCAGCGGCCCGTCCGGCGGCGTGGTCTGGAGCAACGGCGGCCTCAGCACCGGCGCCACCGCCAAGGACGGCACCGCCGCGCCCTCGGGCACGACCTGGAGCGAGTTGCAGAACGACACCGGCAACACCGCCGAAAGCAACACCACCACCGGTTACGCCGTCAGCAACGCGACGTATCGTCTGGCCGACGATTTCGTGGTGCCGAGCGGGCAGAGCTGGACCCTGTCCTCGGTCGACGTCTACGCCTACAAGACCAGCTACAGCGGCTCCGGCTCGCCGTTCACCGCGGGCGTGTTGCAGGTCTGGCGCGGCCGGCCCGGCGACGCGGGCAGCACCTTGCTATGCGGCAGCACCAGCAGCAACGTGCAGGCGTCCTCAACCGATGCGCGGATCTATCGCACCGGCAACAGCTTGTATCCGTCCCCCGGCAGCGCCACCGTCACCACACGCAAGGTCTGGCGCAACCGCCTGAGCATGCCGGCAGCTTGCGCGGGCAACGGCTTCTTCAGCGCAGGCAGTTACTGGCTCGTGTGGGGCAGCACCGACAGCAGCGCCGGCGCGCACTTCGCTCCGCCGATGACCGTAGTCGGCGCGCGCGGCCGCTCCGGCGCCAACGCCCGCCAGTACGATGTGTCGGCCGGCACCTGGAGTTCCCTGATCGATGTCGGCAACCCGTCCTCCGCGCCGGACGTCGCCCAGGAGCTACCCTTCGATCTCATCGGCACGACGCAGTAA
- a CDS encoding FKBP-type peptidyl-prolyl cis-trans isomerase N-terminal domain-containing protein, protein MNRSAHAIVLCLVLSPAACRSDTEQTAAAAAKRTAATVPAAIDGPRGQVSYMVGLDMAKRLAPIKDEVDIDTVVIALRAAHAGAPPRLDEAQIAKVRSGFVEHLQRKRQAGQQALAQKNLAEGDRYLADNRKQAGVVTTASGLQYRIERPGRGARPAADGTVRVNYVGRLLDGSEFESTYATDHPAEFPLNQIMPGLREGLMLMSPGAKHRFWVPARLGYGETGVPGQIEPNATLVFDLELLEIAR, encoded by the coding sequence ATGAACCGCTCCGCCCACGCCATCGTTCTGTGTCTCGTGTTGTCGCCCGCAGCCTGTCGCTCCGATACCGAGCAAACCGCGGCCGCAGCCGCGAAGCGGACCGCAGCGACCGTGCCGGCCGCCATCGACGGCCCGCGCGGCCAAGTCAGCTACATGGTCGGTCTCGACATGGCCAAGCGGCTTGCACCGATCAAGGACGAGGTCGACATCGACACCGTCGTGATCGCACTGCGGGCGGCCCATGCCGGCGCACCGCCGCGCCTGGACGAGGCGCAGATCGCCAAGGTGCGCAGCGGCTTCGTCGAGCACCTGCAGCGCAAGCGCCAGGCCGGCCAGCAGGCGCTGGCGCAGAAGAATCTGGCCGAGGGCGACCGCTACCTGGCCGATAACCGCAAGCAAGCGGGCGTGGTCACGACCGCGTCGGGCCTGCAATATCGCATCGAGCGCCCCGGCCGCGGCGCCAGGCCGGCCGCCGACGGCACGGTGCGGGTCAACTACGTGGGGCGTCTGCTCGACGGCAGCGAGTTCGAGAGCACCTACGCTACCGATCACCCGGCCGAGTTCCCGCTCAACCAGATCATGCCGGGCCTGCGAGAAGGGCTGATGCTGATGTCGCCAGGCGCTAAACACCGTTTCTGGGTGCCGGCCCGACTCGGCTACGGCGAGACCGGCGTGCCCGGCCAGATCGAACCGAACGCGACCTTGGTGTTCGATCTGGAATTGCTCGAGATCGCGCGTTGA
- a CDS encoding metallophosphoesterase, translated as MIRLSCLASRSVLLTLCLSATGALAAGHERSPAATETTPTPSASAFDDGPYLRYTSDRIEARWVCDGKPVERLFPALRWPVAVPAQCGQPAVSVRTPAEAETEVSPQGVERIAALSDVHGQYELMVQLLQSNGIVDRKLRWRYGRGHLVIAGDVFDRGPKVNQALWLLYGLEQQARAAGGAVHLLLGNHEVMVLANDLRYVNEGYQRNAGLLGRSYVELYGPDTVLGRWLRSKSVIGQVNDLLFVHGGIAASYFESGLSRAQINDRYRATLGTPKSVWQQEPSLLPLYNGKTSPIWYRGYFIDPALTQDQVDAIAARLGVGRIVVGHTSHKRIGSYFDGRVIAIDSSIKNGQYGELLLIERGKFSRGTPEGKRLPLTAGEPLSD; from the coding sequence ATGATCCGACTATCCTGCCTTGCCTCCCGGTCCGTCTTGCTGACCCTGTGCCTCTCGGCCACGGGCGCCCTCGCCGCAGGCCATGAGCGCTCGCCAGCGGCCACCGAGACGACCCCGACGCCCAGCGCCTCGGCATTCGACGACGGGCCCTATCTGCGCTACACGTCCGATCGCATCGAAGCGCGCTGGGTCTGCGACGGCAAGCCGGTCGAACGCTTGTTCCCGGCGCTGCGCTGGCCGGTCGCGGTGCCTGCGCAATGCGGCCAACCGGCGGTCTCGGTACGCACACCGGCCGAAGCCGAAACAGAAGTCTCGCCGCAGGGCGTCGAACGCATCGCCGCGCTCTCGGACGTGCACGGCCAGTACGAGCTGATGGTCCAACTGCTGCAGAGCAACGGCATCGTCGACCGCAAGCTGCGCTGGCGTTATGGGCGCGGCCATTTGGTCATCGCCGGCGATGTGTTCGACCGCGGCCCCAAGGTCAACCAGGCGCTGTGGCTGCTGTACGGCCTGGAACAGCAGGCGCGGGCGGCCGGCGGCGCGGTGCATCTGCTGCTCGGCAATCACGAGGTCATGGTGCTGGCCAACGACCTGCGCTACGTCAACGAGGGTTACCAGCGCAACGCCGGCCTGCTCGGCCGTTCCTATGTCGAACTGTACGGCCCCGACACGGTGCTCGGCCGCTGGCTGCGCAGCAAGTCGGTGATCGGCCAGGTCAACGACCTGTTGTTCGTGCACGGCGGCATCGCCGCGAGCTATTTCGAATCCGGTCTGAGCCGGGCGCAGATCAACGACCGTTATCGCGCCACCCTCGGCACGCCCAAATCGGTCTGGCAGCAGGAACCGTCGCTGCTGCCGCTCTACAACGGCAAGACCAGCCCGATCTGGTACCGCGGCTACTTCATCGACCCGGCCCTGACCCAGGATCAGGTCGATGCGATCGCCGCGCGCCTCGGCGTCGGCCGCATCGTCGTCGGCCATACCTCGCATAAGCGCATCGGCAGCTATTTCGACGGCCGCGTGATCGCGATCGACAGCAGCATCAAGAACGGCCAGTACGGCGAGCTGTTGCTGATCGAACGCGGCAAGTTCAGCCGCGGCACGCCCGAGGGCAAGCGTCTGCCGCTGACCGCCGGCGAGCCCCTCTCCGATTGA
- a CDS encoding heavy metal sensor histidine kinase: MRPFSDISIAQRLAAMFALAALLVFTLVGVTLYQVLENQIVRYQRAELETKLRSVAGSVAMCDNRARWYKVQDKVENLTSSDRSIRIWAWSGDAGFRIGSGEPEVDVPRKGDHGMGRLWLGGHSAPYRTLNELIPAHGERPAVRLWIGIDSWPYVSALRSFVLALVVLGVVGTAVVALLGHWIARVGLRPLQRLSSQAQALSPSNLSQRLQPAQLPPELGHLTGAFNGALDRLEGAYTRLDAFNADVAHELRTPLTNLMGQTQVALSRPREAAQLEDVLQSNLEELERMRCIVNDMLFLSRADQGDIALDRVCVALADEVAKTGEFLEYLLEEAGMRLRIDGTADAWIDTALFRRAMTNLLHNAVQHATPGSEIVVELGNGGEGARVAVRNQGSSVASEHLVRMFDRFYRVDAAREHRGERHHGLGLSIVKAIAVLHGGEVFANSEEGATTVGFSLAAPASCAV; encoded by the coding sequence ATGAGGCCTTTCAGCGACATCTCCATCGCCCAGCGCCTGGCGGCGATGTTCGCGCTTGCCGCGCTGTTGGTGTTCACCCTGGTCGGCGTCACCCTGTACCAGGTGCTGGAAAACCAGATCGTGCGTTACCAGCGCGCCGAGCTGGAGACCAAGCTGCGTTCGGTCGCCGGCAGCGTCGCCATGTGCGACAATCGCGCGCGTTGGTACAAGGTGCAGGATAAGGTCGAGAACCTGACCTCCAGCGATCGCAGCATCCGCATCTGGGCCTGGAGCGGCGATGCCGGTTTCCGCATCGGCAGCGGCGAGCCGGAGGTGGACGTGCCGCGCAAGGGCGACCACGGCATGGGCCGCCTGTGGCTGGGCGGCCACTCGGCGCCGTACCGCACCCTCAACGAATTGATTCCCGCGCATGGCGAACGGCCGGCGGTGCGGCTGTGGATCGGCATCGATTCCTGGCCTTACGTGTCGGCCTTGCGCTCGTTCGTGCTGGCGCTGGTGGTGCTCGGCGTGGTCGGCACCGCCGTGGTGGCCTTGCTCGGCCACTGGATCGCGCGGGTCGGCCTGCGGCCCTTGCAGCGTTTGTCGAGCCAGGCGCAGGCGCTGAGCCCGAGCAACCTTTCGCAACGTCTGCAGCCGGCGCAGTTGCCGCCCGAGCTCGGCCATCTGACCGGCGCCTTCAATGGCGCCCTCGACCGGCTCGAAGGCGCCTACACGCGCCTGGACGCGTTCAACGCCGACGTCGCCCACGAGTTGCGCACGCCGCTGACCAATCTGATGGGCCAGACCCAGGTAGCGCTGTCGCGCCCGCGCGAAGCCGCCCAGCTCGAGGACGTGCTGCAGTCGAACCTGGAAGAACTCGAACGCATGCGCTGCATCGTCAACGACATGCTGTTCCTGTCGCGCGCCGACCAGGGCGATATCGCCCTGGACCGGGTCTGCGTGGCGCTCGCCGACGAAGTCGCCAAGACCGGCGAGTTCCTCGAATATCTGCTGGAAGAAGCCGGTATGCGCCTGCGCATCGACGGCACCGCCGACGCCTGGATCGACACCGCGCTGTTCCGCCGCGCCATGACCAACCTGCTGCATAACGCCGTGCAGCACGCGACCCCGGGCTCGGAGATCGTGGTCGAGCTCGGCAACGGCGGCGAAGGCGCCCGCGTCGCGGTGCGCAACCAGGGCTCCTCGGTGGCCTCCGAGCATCTGGTGCGCATGTTCGATCGTTTCTATCGCGTCGACGCCGCGCGCGAACACCGCGGCGAACGCCACCACGGCCTGGGCCTGTCGATCGTCAAGGCGATTGCGGTCCTGCACGGCGGGGAAGTATTCGCCAACAGCGAAGAGGGCGCGACGACGGTGGGCTTCAGCCTCGCTGCGCCGGCGTCCTGCGCCGTCTGA
- the idi gene encoding isopentenyl-diphosphate Delta-isomerase — protein MNEMLILVDDQDQAIGVGEKMQVHRQGLLHRAFSVFVFDAQGRWLLQRRADGKYHSGGLWSNSCCGHPREGEATDAAARRRLREEMGFECELRHVARITYRLDVSDGLVEHEYDHVFVGRYDGRPQPDPAEASDWAWKPLPELWDALAGQPQEFSRWLRHIAEQTGRAEFERWQSLATR, from the coding sequence ATGAACGAGATGCTCATCCTGGTCGACGACCAAGACCAGGCCATCGGCGTCGGCGAGAAGATGCAGGTGCACCGGCAAGGGCTGCTGCACCGCGCGTTCTCGGTGTTCGTGTTCGATGCCCAGGGGCGCTGGCTGCTGCAGCGTCGCGCCGACGGCAAATACCACTCCGGCGGTTTGTGGAGCAACAGCTGTTGCGGCCATCCGCGCGAAGGCGAGGCCACCGATGCCGCAGCACGGCGCCGCCTGCGCGAGGAGATGGGTTTCGAGTGCGAGCTCAGGCACGTGGCCCGCATCACCTACCGTCTCGACGTCTCCGACGGCCTGGTCGAACACGAGTACGACCACGTCTTTGTCGGCCGCTACGACGGCCGGCCGCAGCCCGACCCCGCGGAAGCTTCCGACTGGGCCTGGAAGCCCCTGCCGGAACTGTGGGATGCATTGGCCGGACAACCGCAGGAGTTCAGCCGCTGGCTGCGCCATATCGCCGAGCAGACCGGGCGCGCCGAGTTCGAACGCTGGCAAAGCCTGGCGACGCGATAA
- the pip gene encoding prolyl aminopeptidase, whose protein sequence is MRELYPEIEPYRTHRLAVDELHELHIEECGNPDGLPVIFLHGGPGAGVSPYHRRFFDPKRYRIVLFDQRGSGRSTPHAELRDNTTWHLVADIEAIREHFGIERWVVFGGSWGSTLALAYAQSHPERALGLVLRGIFLGSTGELRWFNELDGGARWIFPERWTRYLEHIPPQERDDMTEAYWRRLDSDDEAVRLAAAQAWSYWEGGSTTLVHDPDEVGNFEEPHAAISVARAEAHYFRNRVFLEPDQLLQGVARIRHIPATIVHGRYDIICPVKSAYDLACAWPEADFRVVLAGHSAADPAIVDVLVSATDALADRYG, encoded by the coding sequence GTGCGCGAGCTGTATCCGGAAATCGAGCCTTACCGCACTCATCGCCTCGCGGTCGACGAGCTGCACGAGCTGCATATCGAGGAATGCGGCAATCCCGACGGCCTGCCGGTGATCTTTCTGCACGGCGGCCCCGGCGCCGGCGTCTCGCCGTACCACCGCCGCTTCTTCGACCCCAAGCGCTATCGCATCGTGCTGTTCGACCAGCGCGGCTCCGGCCGATCCACGCCACACGCCGAACTGCGCGACAACACGACCTGGCATCTGGTCGCCGACATCGAAGCGATCCGCGAGCATTTCGGCATCGAGCGCTGGGTCGTATTCGGCGGTTCCTGGGGTTCGACCCTGGCGCTGGCCTATGCGCAGAGCCACCCCGAGCGTGCGCTCGGCCTGGTCTTGCGCGGCATCTTCCTCGGCAGCACCGGCGAGTTGCGCTGGTTCAACGAACTCGACGGCGGCGCGCGCTGGATTTTCCCGGAGCGCTGGACGCGCTATCTCGAGCATATTCCGCCGCAGGAACGCGACGACATGACCGAGGCCTATTGGCGCCGGCTCGACAGCGACGACGAGGCGGTGCGCCTGGCCGCGGCGCAGGCCTGGAGCTATTGGGAAGGCGGCAGCACCACGCTGGTCCACGACCCCGACGAGGTCGGCAACTTCGAGGAGCCGCATGCGGCGATCAGCGTCGCGCGCGCCGAGGCGCACTACTTCCGTAACCGGGTGTTTCTGGAACCGGACCAGTTGCTGCAGGGGGTGGCGCGCATCCGTCACATCCCCGCGACCATCGTGCACGGGCGCTACGACATCATCTGCCCGGTCAAGAGCGCCTACGACCTCGCCTGTGCCTGGCCCGAGGCCGATTTCCGCGTGGTCCTGGCCGGCCACAGCGCCGCCGATCCGGCGATCGTCGACGTGCTGGTGAGCGCGACCGACGCGCTGGCCGATCGCTACGGCTGA